Proteins encoded together in one Drosophila albomicans strain 15112-1751.03 chromosome 2R, ASM965048v2, whole genome shotgun sequence window:
- the LOC117575157 gene encoding TATA-binding protein-associated factor 172, which produces MTSRLDRLFILLESGSTAATRHAAAKQIGEVQKLYPHELHTLLNRLVGYLHSSSWETRIAAAQSVEAILKQVPPWQPELQLGAINLKKERQGSDATEEDSCQSNASSSTTTTPCNERLLSFDEFDLQQILQKGARLIGSEGNEFDVQEEQPASGGGVEEQSVAARLIRQRALLNDKLGLTAAAKLGVNLTDMITDEDVALTRSGTSYNVNAEKLPVEHILNIKPAAANGGATASACATATGQKLSCREMNRAKRKARQGSSTGAASASAVAVSVTPTCSRRNSTAGIAAAGSNSNSSGSSCTGSNSNGASTVDEPEKKKLKANDTHEIFYSLNAAVPDATGTWVDAVSWPLENFCARLFIDLFHAKWEVRHGAATALRELINQHGTGAGKCGYQSVEQMHEAHSRWLEDAALRLLCVLCLDRFGDFVSDQVVAPVRETCAQVLGTLVKAIDESKVHRIVDILLQLIRHKNEWEVRHGGLLGLKYVFVVREELLSIYLPKSISDILLGLLDVVDDVGAVAAATLIPVAKWLPKLLNATQVSSIVKMLWDLLLDQDELTSACNSFMGLLAAILCLPMAASWIQMEPIGTLVPRLFPFLSHSTSSVRRSTLKTLLTLTSSGESSLVKQKPENGKPETPEMKLNFGVVDWNWQLLQQALRHIYQRMLVEPQADIQALAHQVWSNIIQYADLGALLHAACPHVSTWICLAMQPPRLAFDPAVLIRAIAGSDVASSTAAGAARRRTPRMGDDLGGAALAHSNAMQKLYLGGSEATPLEIREANFMRARITASRAMGALSHYLVQPAPGVLYTPQVESPTDCYTKVLLGHLNARSAVQRIVCGLIIAFWALEDEPVRPGPPNLQEKLHQCMSESFYYDELAMSLTRLLQEALDFIATLKQNKIPINDFNNAKVLTLEQIDAVATTLSDNLRSHALKPKVLDMLLERRRSLQASYQQTTGEQFAYHVSAQAAMAGAICALHCLPDKLNPVVKPLMESIKREQCVPLQQLSADFLVHLMDQVCDRNPSPNNKILNNLCTLLRSDAEHTPKLNMPTQTLLETRPNDSNASEYYGILTLTLSLNPPSSHSSATGSSKRAGATTPSTTPAPRGPGRPPASEALAAAAAAAACIEASTQQAKEAEARQCRTQRLGAACAIAKLCSTFGERMVDKVPIFQQLMFGKLEQFVASVDADTLISTLPDLTACNELISSLQLIETAAPHLHVALHPQLFALLPQLGCIVRHPLKVLRHMAARCIAALADIDTCRTMQFVVTELLELLLKVERPIERQGAVEAIERVVNRLQIRVVPYIVLLVVPLLGSMSDADESVRLLATHSFATLVQLMPLDNSSASNSKSGVKTEGEVKNEPLEERKTRDREFLDYLFKPKTIPDYHVPVSLSVELRGYQQAGINWLWFLNKYNLHGILCDDMGLGKTLQTICILAGDHLQRQEAQQASLPSLVICPPTLTGHWVYEVDKFLSQSPSPVLRPLHYFGFPVGREKLRSQIGTSCNLVVASYDTIRKDIDYFSGIHFNYCVLDEGHIIKNGKTKSSKAIKQLKANHRLILSGTPIQNNVLELWSLFDFLMPGFLGTEKQFIQRYSRPILASRDAKSSAKDQEAGVLAMEALHRQVLPFLLRRVKEDVLTDLPPKITQDLLCELSPLQLRLYEDFSNKHLKDCLNKLDDTENLGSKTHIFQALRYLQNVCNHPKLVLRQSNDERVNIAAQLALSHSSLDDIEHSAKLPALKQLLLDCGIGVQTESVSQHRALIFCQLKAMLDIVEHDLLRKHLPSVTYLRLDGSVPASLRQDIVNNFNSDPSIDVLLLTTQVGGLGLNLTGADTVIFVEHDWNPMKDLQAMDRAHRIGQKKVVNVYRLITRNSLEEKIMSLQKFKILTANTVVSAENASLQTMGTPQILDLFQSGNDNKAQGSGTAAIAAGSGGMSMNTIIENLPDLWSEYQYEEEYDLGNFVQALKK; this is translated from the exons CATGAGCTGCACACGCTGCTGAATCGCCTAGTGGGCTATTTGCACAGCAGCTCGTGGGAGACGCGCATTGCGGCGGCACAATCTGTGGAGGCGATACTGAAGCAGGTGCCGCCATGGCAGCCGGAACTGCAATTGGGGGCCATTAACCTAAAGAAGGAGCGTCAGGGCAGCGATGCCACCGAGGAGGACAGCTGCCAATCGAATGCCTCATCGTCGACCACAACAACGCCGTGCAACGAGCGATTGCTCAGCTTCGATGAGTTTGATCTACAGCAGATACTGCAGAAGGGCGCACGCCTGATTGGCTCCGAGGGCAATGAGTTCGATGTGCAAGAGGAGCAGCCGGCAAGTGGAGGCGGCGTCGAGGAGCAGAGCGTGGCCGCTCGACTGATTCGCCAGCGAGCACTGCTCAATGATAAACTGGGCCTCACTGCCGCCGCCAAGCTGGGCGTCAATCTGACTGACATGATCACCGACGAGGATGTGGCCTTGACGCGCAGCGGCACCAGCTACAATGTCAATGCCGAGAAGCTGCCGGTGGAGCACATACTGAACATTAAGCCGGCAGCAGCAAATGGAGGAGCAACTGCCAGCGCTTGCGCCACTGCCACAGGTCAAAAGCTCAGCTGTCGCGAGATGAATCGAGCCAAGCGCAAAGCTCGTCAAGGCAGTTCAACGGGCGCCGCCTCAGCCTCCGCTGTAGCAGTCTCAGTGACGCCCACCTGCAGTCGGCGCAACTCAACAGCTGGCATCGCAGCTGCTggcagtaacagcaacagcagcggcagcagctgcaccggcagcaacagcaacggggCAAGCACAGTCGATGAGCCAGAGAAGAAGAAACTGAAGGCAAACGACACACATGAAATATTCTACAGCTTAAACG CCGCTGTTCCGGATGCGACGGGCACGTGGGTCGACGCCGTCTCGTGGCCATTGGAAAACTTTTGTGCGCGCCTTTTCATTGATCTCTTTCACGCCAAGTGGGAGGTGCGTCACGGGGCGGCGACTGCGCTGCGTGAGCTCATCAATCAGCACGGCACAGGAGCGGGAAAGTGCGGCTATCAGAGTGTGGAGCAAATGCACGAGGCGCACAGTCGCTGGCTGGAGGATGCAGCACTTCGTTTGCTCTGCGTGCTCTGCCTGGATCGCTTCGGCGACTTTGTTTCGGATCAAGTGGTGGCGCCGGTGCGCGAGACTTGTGCCCAAGTGCTGGGCACGCTGGTCAAGGCCATTGATGAGAGTAAAGTGCATCGCATCGTGGACATCCTGCTGCAGCTGATACGCCACAAGAACGAGTGGGAGGTGCGCCATGGCGGTCTGCTGGGACTGAAGTATGTGTTCGTGGTGCGCGAGGAACTGTTGTCCATTTATCTGCCCAAATCCATATCGGATATATTGTTGGGTCTGCTCGATGTGGTCGACGATGTGGGCGccgtggcagcagcaactctgATACCAGTGGCCAAGTGGTTGCCCAAGCTGCTGAATGCCACGCAAGTGTCGTCCATTGTGAAGATGCTGTGGGATCTGCTGCTGGATCAGGATGAACTGACCTCCGCCTGCAACAGTTTCATGGGTCTGCTCGCAGCCATATTGTGCCTGCCCATGGCTGCTAGCTGGATACAAATGGAGCCCATTGGCACGCTAGTGCCGCGTCTGTTTCCCTTTCTATCGCACAGCACCAGCTCAGTGCGTCGCTCCACGCTGAAGACGCTGCTCACGCTCACAAGCAGCGGCGAGAGTTCGCTCGTTAAACAGAAGCCAGAGAATGGCAAGCCAGAGACGCCAGAGATGAAGCTCAACTTTGGTGTCGTCGACTGGAActggcaactgttgcagcagGCGCTGCGTCACATCTACCAGCGCATGTTGGTGGAGCCCCAAGCGGACATTCAAGCGCTGGCCCACCAGGTGTGGTCTAACATCATACAGTATGCGGATCTGGGAGCCCTTTTGCACGCCGCCTGTCCGCATGTCTCCACCTGGATTTGTCTGGCCATGCAGCCGCCCCGCCTGGCCTTCGATCCCGCCGTGCTCATTCGCGCCATTGCCGGTAGTGACGTCGCCTCCTCCACTGCGGCAGGCGCCGCACGTCGTCGCACACCACGCATGGGCGATGATCTGGGCGGGGCTGCCTTGGCGCATTCGAATGCCATGCAGAAGCTGTACTTGGGTGGCAGCGAGGCGACTCCGTTGGAGATTCGTGAGGCAAACTTTATGCGTGCTCGCATCACTGCATCGCGAGCAATGGGCGCCCTTTCGCACTACCTGGTGCAGCCGGCGCCTGGTGTGCTCTATACGCCACAGGTGGAGAGTCCCACGGATTGCTACACCAAGGTGCTGCTTGGTCATTTGAATGCACGCTCCGCTGTGCAGCGCATTGTGTGCGGCCTGATCATTGCGTTCTGGGCGCTAGAAGATGAGCCGGTGCGACCGGGTCCGCCCAATCTGCAGGAGAAACTGCATCAGTGCATGTCCGAGTCGTTCTACTATGATGAGTTGGCCATGTCGCTTACCAGACTGCTGCAGGAGGCACTCGACTTTATTGCCACGCTGAAGCAGAACAAAATACCGATCAATGATTTCAACAATGCCAAGGTGCTGACGCTGGAGCAGATCGATGCGGTGGCCACCACACTCAGCGACAATCTGCGCAGTCATGCGCTTAAGCCAAAGGTGCTGGACATGCTGCTGGAGCGACGACGCAGCCTGCAGGCCTCGTATCAGCAGACAACGGGAGAGCAGTTTGCCTATCATGTCAGCGCTCAGGCTGCGATGGCAGGAGCGATTTGTGCACTTCACTGTTTGCCCGACAAGTTGAATCCCGTGGTCAAGCCTCTGATGGAGTCCATTAAGCGGGAGCAGTGTGTGCCCCTGCAGCAGTTGTCAGCCGACTTTTTGGTGCATCTGATGGACCAAGTTTGTGATAGAAATCCTAGTCCCAACAACAAAATCCTGAACAACCTCTGCACACTGCTGCGCAGCGATGCCGAGCACACGCCCAAGCTG AATATGCCGACGCAAACGCTGCTGGAGACACGTCCGAACGATAGCAATGCCTCCGAGTACTATGGCATTCTCACGCTGACGCTGTCGCTGAACCCTCCGTCTAGCCACAGCAGCGCcacaggcagcagcaagcgAGCTGGCGCCACGACACCATCGACAACGCCAGCACCACGCGGACCCGGCAGACCGCCGGCCAGTGAAGCGTTagcggctgcagcagctgccgccgcgTGCATCGAGGCCAGCACCCAACAGGCCAAGGAGGCCGAGGCGCGTCAGTGTCGCACTCAGCGTCTGGGCGCCGCCTGTGCCATAGCCAAGCTCTGCAGCACCTTCGGCGAACGTATGGTGGACAAGGTGCCCATCTTTCAGCAGCTGATGTTCGGCAAGCTGGAGCAGTTTGTGGCCAGCGTCGATGCAGACACTCTCATCAGCACGCTGCCCGATCTGACGGCCTGCAATGAGTTGATCAGTTCGTTGCAACTGATTGAGACTGCGGCGCCGCATCTGCATGTCGCACTGCATCCGCAATTGTTTGCGCTGCTGCCACAACTGGGCTGCATTGTGCGTCATCCTCTTAAGGTGTTGCGTCACATGGCAGCGCGTTGCATTGCCGCACTGGCGGACATTGACACCTGCCGTACTATGCAGTTTGTGGTCACTGAGTTGCTGGAGCTCCTGCTGAAGGTGGAGCGACCCATTGAACGGCAAGGCGCCGTGGAGGCCATTGAGCGTGTGGTGAATCGCTTGCAGATTCGTGTTGTGCCATATATTGTGCTGCTGGTGGTGCCGCTGCTCGGCTCCATGAGCGATGCGGATGAATCTGTGCGACTACTGGCCACACACTCCTTTGCCACGCTCGTCCAACTTATGCCGCTGGACAACAGCAGTgctagcaacagcaaaagcggCGTCAAAACCGAGGGCGAGGTCAAGAACGAGCCCCTGGAAGAGCGCAAGACGCGAGATCGTGAATTTCTCGACTATCTATTCAAGCCCAAGACCATACCCGATTACCATGTGCCGGTGTCGTTGAGCGTGGAGCTGCGCGGCTATCAGCAGGCGGGCATCAATTGGCTGTGGTTCCTCAACAAGTACAATCTGCACGGCATACTCTGCGACGACATGGGCCTGGGCAAGACGCTGCAGACCATCTGCATATTGGCTGGCGATCATTTGCAGCGCCAGGAGGCACAGCAGGCTTCGCTGCCGAGTTTGGTCATTTGTCCGCCCACGTTGACGGGCCATTGGGTCTATGAGGTGGACAAGTTTCTGTCGCAATCGCCATCGCCTGTGCTGCGACCCTTGCACTACTTTGGCTTCCCCGTTGGACGCGAGAAGCTGCGCAGCCAAATTGGCACCAGCTGCAATCTTGTGGTTGCCTCGTACGACACCATACGCAAAGATATCGACTACTTTAGTGGCATACACTTTAACTACTGCGTACTGGACGAGGGGCACATCATCAAGAATGGCAAGACCAAGAGCTCAAAGGCCATCAAACAGCTGAAAGCGAATCACAGGCTAATCCTCTCGGGCACACCGATACAGAACAACGTGCTGGAGTTGTGGTCTCTCTTTGATTTTTTGATGCCCGGCTTTTTGGGCACCGAGAAACAGTTCATCCAGCGCTACTCACGTCCCATTCTGGCATCACGGGATGCCAAGAGTTCGGCCAAGGATCAGGAGGCTGGCGTGCTGGCAATGGAGGCATTGCATCGCCAGGTGCTGCCATTCCTGCTGCGTCGCGTCAAGGAGGACGTGCTCACCGATCTGCCGCCAAAGATCACGCAGGATCTGCTTTGCGAGCTGAGTCCGTTGCAGTTGCGCCTGTATGAAGACTTTAGCAATAAACATCTGAAAGACTGTTTGAATAAGTTGGACGATACGGAGAATCTCGGCAGTAAAACGCACATTTTCCAGGCTCTGCGCTATCTGCAGAACGTCTGCAATCATCCCAAATTAGTGCTGCGACAATCCAATGATGAGCGCGTGAATATCGCCGCTCAGCTTGCCCTCAGCCATAGCTCCCTGGACGACATTGAGCACTCGGCGAAGCTGCCAGCGCTGAA ACAACTGCTGTTAGACTGTGGCATTGGTGTGCAGACAGAATCTGTTAGCCAACATCGTGCTCTCATCTTTTGCCAGCTGAAGGCCATGTTGGACATCGTGGAGCACGATTTGTTGCGCAAGCATTTGCCCAGTGTCACATATCTGCGTCTGGATGGCAGCGTGCCGGCCTCATTACGCCAGGACATAGTGAACAACTTCAACAGTGATCCTAGCATCGATGTTTTGCTCTTGACCACTCAG GTGGGCGGCTTGGGCTTGAATCTGACTGGAGCTGATACAGTCATCTTTGTCGAGCACGACTGGAATCCTATGAAGGATCTGCAGGCCATGGATCGTGCCCATCGCATTGGACAAAAGAAGGTGGTCAATGTGTATCGTCTGATCACACGCAACTCGCTCGAAGAGAAAATCATGAGTCTGCAAAAGTTCAAGATACTCACCGCCAATACGGTGGTGAGTGCCGAGAACGCCTCGCTTCAGACGATGGGCACCCCGCAAATATTAGACCTGTTCCAGAGTGGCAATGACAACAAGGCACAGGGCAGTGGAACAGCGGCTATTGCTGCCGGCAGCGGTGGCATGTCCATGAACACTATCATTGAGAATTTGCCGGATTTGTGGTCAGAGTACCAGTATGAGGAGGAATACGATCTGGGCAACTTTGTGCAGGCGCTGAAGAAGTGA